Proteins encoded within one genomic window of Rossellomorea vietnamensis:
- a CDS encoding glycosyltransferase — MKKNLLFIMNNLNCGGAEKSLVTLLQSIDYSKYNVDLYLFKHEGLFMGKIPEQVNILEQPNEFRYFNMSLKNALVECLIKKKFSIALGRICTGIIYKVEKNAFRSDQRVWKYVSKALGEIEREYDSAIAYLEMAPIYFIVEKVKAKNKIGWIHTNYTNSGMDKTIDKPFFEKLNYIVTVSSECAKSLQLNFSPIKDKIQIINNIVSPKVINSLAKTKKEIIKSQDHLTVMTVARLCEVKGIDLAIEACEILVAKGIKIIWYVIGEGEYAYYNNLIQLKGLEKHIILMGVKENPYSYMEQADIYVQPSRFEGKSIAIEEAKILQKPIIVTNFKTAKEQIVHNENGLIVKMNPSSISEGVIELLSNRDLRNKFRRALALEDLGNESEINKFYQLL; from the coding sequence ATGAAGAAAAATCTGTTATTTATTATGAATAATTTGAACTGTGGAGGCGCAGAGAAGTCATTAGTTACCTTGTTACAGTCTATAGATTACTCGAAGTATAATGTTGATTTATATCTCTTTAAACATGAGGGATTGTTTATGGGGAAGATACCTGAACAAGTTAACATTCTTGAACAACCAAATGAATTTAGATATTTCAATATGTCATTAAAAAATGCATTAGTTGAATGCTTAATAAAAAAGAAGTTTAGTATTGCTTTAGGAAGAATTTGTACAGGAATAATATACAAGGTTGAAAAGAATGCATTTCGATCAGATCAAAGAGTTTGGAAGTATGTCTCTAAAGCATTGGGAGAAATCGAAAGAGAATATGACAGTGCTATTGCATATTTGGAAATGGCCCCTATTTATTTTATTGTTGAAAAAGTAAAGGCTAAAAATAAGATTGGATGGATTCATACAAACTATACAAACTCAGGAATGGATAAAACGATTGATAAACCTTTTTTTGAAAAACTAAACTATATTGTTACCGTATCGAGTGAATGTGCGAAGTCCTTACAACTCAATTTTTCTCCTATCAAAGATAAAATACAAATTATTAATAATATCGTTTCTCCTAAGGTTATAAATAGTCTTGCAAAAACTAAGAAAGAAATAATAAAAAGTCAAGATCATTTAACGGTTATGACTGTGGCTAGACTGTGTGAGGTAAAAGGAATTGATTTAGCAATAGAGGCATGTGAAATATTAGTTGCAAAAGGTATAAAAATAATATGGTATGTAATTGGGGAAGGTGAATATGCTTATTATAATAACCTTATTCAATTAAAAGGACTTGAAAAACACATTATTCTTATGGGAGTAAAAGAAAATCCCTATTCTTATATGGAACAAGCTGATATATATGTCCAGCCATCTAGGTTTGAAGGTAAGTCAATTGCTATCGAAGAAGCCAAAATACTACAAAAGCCCATTATTGTAACAAATTTTAAAACAGCTAAAGAGCAAATAGTTCATAACGAAAATGGATTAATTGTAAAAATGAATCCATCTTCAATTTCAGAAGGGGTAATAGAGTTGTTATCGAATAGGGATCTAAGGAATAAATTTAGGAGAGCATTAGCATTAGAAGATCTGGGTAACGAAAGTGAAATTAATAAATTTTATCAATTATTATAA
- a CDS encoding glycosyltransferase yields MKKNILFIMPSLSAGGGEKSLVNLLSQIDYTLYNVDLFLFNHEGLFMDFIPKEVNVLPLPKMLTIFSSPLLSSVTKFLLKGKLNLVFNRFMFWLNNRTKNSISIKEQKSWKYLSASIAGIQKKYDTAIGFLEKTSTYFCVEKVDAKNKIGWVHIDYDNLGMNPDIDVKYFEKLDNIVTVSEECAAILRNRFPTEKEKISVIYNIVSPTMINKMADQYNDKVYNKKENEVTILSIGRLHYQKGYELSIRACKKLVEDGYNIKWYVIGEGEERAKLTNLISELNLYDHFILLGLKANPYPFIKQADIYVQTSRFEGKSIALDEAKILKKPIVVTNFSTAKDQIKHKVDGMIVEMNPCSVASEIESIIENQSLRELLINNLSKLDLGTEQEIQKLYQICN; encoded by the coding sequence ATGAAAAAAAACATCCTGTTTATTATGCCAAGTCTGTCAGCGGGTGGAGGGGAAAAAAGTTTAGTGAATCTGTTATCACAGATTGATTATACTTTATACAATGTAGATTTATTTCTGTTTAACCATGAGGGTCTTTTTATGGATTTTATACCTAAAGAGGTAAACGTTCTACCTTTACCTAAAATGCTCACTATTTTTTCTTCACCCTTATTATCTTCTGTAACAAAGTTCCTTCTAAAAGGGAAATTAAATTTAGTTTTTAACAGATTCATGTTCTGGCTTAACAACAGAACTAAAAACAGTATCTCAATCAAAGAACAGAAAAGTTGGAAGTATCTATCAGCATCAATAGCTGGAATTCAGAAAAAGTATGATACTGCTATAGGTTTCCTAGAAAAAACCTCTACGTATTTCTGTGTAGAAAAAGTTGATGCCAAAAATAAAATTGGTTGGGTTCATATCGATTACGATAATCTAGGCATGAACCCTGATATAGATGTAAAATATTTCGAAAAACTAGATAATATCGTTACTGTTTCGGAAGAATGCGCTGCAATTCTGCGAAATCGATTCCCGACAGAAAAAGAGAAGATTAGTGTAATCTATAATATTGTATCTCCTACTATGATTAATAAGATGGCAGATCAATATAATGATAAAGTATACAACAAAAAGGAAAACGAAGTGACTATCTTATCCATTGGGAGGTTGCATTATCAAAAAGGATATGAGCTTTCAATTAGAGCGTGTAAAAAGCTGGTAGAGGATGGATATAATATAAAATGGTACGTCATTGGAGAAGGTGAGGAGCGAGCCAAGTTAACGAATTTAATAAGTGAGCTTAACTTATACGATCATTTTATATTATTAGGGTTAAAAGCAAATCCCTATCCTTTCATTAAACAGGCAGATATCTATGTTCAAACGTCTAGATTCGAAGGGAAGTCTATTGCGCTAGATGAGGCTAAAATTCTAAAGAAACCAATTGTTGTAACTAATTTCAGTACAGCCAAAGATCAGATTAAACATAAAGTGGATGGAATGATCGTGGAAATGAATCCATGTTCGGTAGCTTCAGAAATAGAATCAATTATAGAAAATCAATCATTAAGGGAATTACTAATAAATAATCTCTCTAAATTAGACTTGGGGACGGAACAAGAGATCCAAAAACTTTATCAGATTTGTAATTAG
- a CDS encoding polysaccharide pyruvyl transferase family protein translates to MKVLMFFHGGSQNRGCEAIVRSSTKLIKEYVKDAKVYLVSGRPKTDEIISELDAIYDGSDCSINKFSYDWLLSSVKVKLFNDESFALGKIHQNIIKHINQADVCLSIGGDNYCYGEQPGWYEINKRVKAQGKKLVLWGCSIGEEDLSERKLEDLKLFDLILARETLTLNVLRSKGLSNVKLCADSAFTLEKEELPLPEGWQEGNTVGINFSPLVWRRNEKSKAAVKSLINHILETTNLTIALTPHVIDDGNNDYEILKSFHEEYKHTGRVLLLPDHLNATQYKGYIARMRFFIGARTHATIAAYSSLVPTMVLGYSVKSKGIAKDIFGEEKLVLGIDEISESKTLIGKFNKLIVEEEEIRQKLEQSIPEINKMSHKAVSYLNNLFALV, encoded by the coding sequence ATGAAAGTGCTTATGTTTTTTCATGGTGGGAGTCAGAATAGAGGTTGTGAAGCAATCGTCCGGTCTTCCACGAAACTAATAAAAGAGTATGTAAAGGATGCTAAGGTATATTTAGTTTCAGGAAGACCTAAAACAGATGAAATCATATCGGAATTGGATGCTATTTATGATGGTTCTGATTGTTCCATAAATAAATTTTCATATGATTGGCTCTTATCTTCAGTAAAAGTAAAATTATTTAACGATGAGTCATTTGCGTTAGGGAAAATACATCAAAATATCATTAAACATATTAATCAAGCAGATGTTTGTCTCTCTATTGGTGGAGATAACTATTGCTACGGAGAACAACCAGGGTGGTATGAAATTAATAAGAGAGTAAAAGCTCAAGGGAAGAAGCTTGTGCTATGGGGATGCTCCATTGGAGAAGAAGATCTTTCAGAGAGGAAATTAGAGGATTTAAAATTATTTGATCTTATCCTGGCACGTGAAACACTTACATTAAATGTATTAAGAAGCAAAGGATTATCAAACGTTAAATTATGTGCAGACTCTGCTTTTACTTTAGAGAAAGAAGAGCTCCCCTTACCTGAAGGCTGGCAGGAAGGAAACACAGTTGGTATTAACTTCAGTCCACTTGTGTGGAGAAGAAACGAGAAATCAAAAGCAGCTGTAAAGAGCTTAATAAACCACATCCTCGAAACGACTAATTTGACCATTGCCCTTACGCCCCATGTCATTGATGATGGTAATAATGATTATGAGATACTCAAGTCCTTTCATGAAGAATATAAACATACAGGAAGAGTTTTATTGTTACCAGACCATTTAAATGCAACACAATATAAAGGTTATATTGCAAGAATGAGATTTTTTATAGGAGCAAGAACCCATGCAACCATTGCTGCATACTCAAGTTTAGTCCCGACCATGGTATTGGGATACAGTGTGAAATCAAAAGGAATTGCAAAGGATATTTTTGGGGAAGAAAAGCTTGTATTGGGGATTGATGAAATTTCAGAGAGTAAAACTCTTATCGGAAAATTTAATAAATTAATAGTAGAAGAAGAGGAAATTCGTCAGAAACTAGAACAGTCCATCCCTGAAATTAATAAAATGTCACACAAAGCTGTCAGCTATTTAAATAATCTTTTTGCATTGGTGTGA
- a CDS encoding glycosyltransferase family 2 protein produces the protein MIIKVSVIIPVFNAEKYIAQCLDSLLSQTLYECEFIFVNDGSKDKCKEIIEEYQLLDQRVKLINQENQGVSIARNNGMKVAKGEYIGFVDADDYVGEEYFKTLYQAAIEDSHDLIISNCKSYCDGKVFITTYSFPKNQTLEEGMIKELISYFLKEDNCNSVWNKLYKHLVIKENNLEFPKQVALGEDGLFNLYFLSFSNKVKYINYTGYIYREVKGSATRNIQEKDYFQRAIDVYQYKYPASLQLQLDYQKVRTFKAIKLIKNVMSFIHLYYTPTKEVSFKKRYLYIKMMLSHPSVIESLPLFYSEDYPFLSRYEKLFVKLINQRSTLGLYLATAYSRFRNK, from the coding sequence TTGATTATTAAAGTCAGTGTCATTATACCAGTCTTTAATGCAGAGAAATATATAGCTCAGTGCCTGGACTCCCTTTTATCTCAAACGCTTTATGAGTGCGAGTTCATTTTTGTAAATGACGGTTCAAAAGATAAATGCAAGGAAATTATTGAAGAATATCAACTATTAGATCAAAGAGTCAAGCTTATTAACCAAGAAAATCAGGGTGTCAGTATAGCTAGAAATAATGGGATGAAGGTGGCAAAAGGTGAGTACATTGGTTTTGTTGATGCGGATGATTACGTGGGAGAAGAATACTTTAAAACACTGTATCAGGCAGCCATAGAAGATAGTCATGATCTAATTATTTCGAATTGTAAAAGCTATTGTGATGGCAAAGTATTTATTACCACTTATTCCTTCCCAAAGAATCAGACTCTTGAAGAAGGTATGATAAAAGAACTAATTTCCTATTTTTTAAAAGAAGACAATTGTAATTCTGTGTGGAATAAATTATATAAACATCTAGTTATTAAAGAGAACAACTTGGAATTTCCGAAGCAAGTAGCTCTGGGGGAGGATGGGTTGTTTAATTTGTATTTTTTATCTTTCTCAAACAAGGTAAAGTATATTAATTACACAGGATACATCTATAGAGAGGTAAAAGGAAGTGCAACACGAAATATCCAAGAAAAGGACTATTTTCAAAGAGCGATTGATGTTTATCAATATAAGTATCCAGCTTCATTACAGCTTCAATTGGATTATCAAAAGGTACGGACCTTTAAAGCAATAAAATTGATAAAGAATGTAATGTCATTTATTCATCTATATTATACTCCCACAAAAGAAGTGAGTTTTAAGAAAAGATATTTGTACATAAAAATGATGCTCTCGCACCCATCAGTTATAGAATCTTTACCGTTATTTTACAGTGAAGATTATCCATTCTTAAGTAGATATGAAAAATTATTTGTTAAATTAATAAATCAAAGATCAACGTTGGGTCTTTATTTAGCTACTGCTTATAGCAGATTTAGGAACAAATAG
- a CDS encoding glycosyltransferase, which yields MKKNILIAVYSMGIGGIEKSLINMLSSFDYSKYNVDLFVFDHSGELLNDIPEEVNLLPEIPNYSVFRRPIKQCLKEGEISTSIIRVVSKLLATVEARLKKFKEGPGYIQMQLSFKYSSLIMPKIKKEYEAVISYSWPHDIIFRSVKAEKKIAWIHTDYSQLEINHSVDFKAWKKFDYIVSISEDVTKAFLTQYPSLRRKIVLCENITSPEVIKQLSGHDIEGYDLDTFKILSVGRLSYVKGFDIAIKALKLVHEKGLTTIKWYVIGYGGYEEELKKMVNDYGLNESFVLLGKKTNPYPFLNKCDLFIQPSRYEGKAVTVTEAKILGKPILLTDYPTSRSQIEEGKEGIICDMNPESLADSIEELYKNTQLREGLCSYLRKQDFSNSVELKKLYSLLEGDIRKEEPMNAVSVPIRKGGI from the coding sequence ATGAAAAAAAATATTTTAATTGCGGTTTATAGCATGGGAATTGGAGGAATCGAAAAAAGTTTAATTAATATGCTAAGCAGCTTTGATTATAGCAAGTATAATGTTGATCTTTTTGTTTTTGATCATTCAGGGGAACTACTGAATGATATACCCGAGGAAGTAAACCTATTACCAGAAATTCCGAATTACTCCGTGTTTAGAAGGCCAATTAAGCAATGTCTAAAGGAAGGTGAAATATCCACTTCGATTATTAGGGTGGTCAGTAAACTACTTGCAACAGTTGAAGCCAGGCTGAAAAAATTCAAGGAAGGACCTGGATACATTCAGATGCAATTGTCTTTTAAGTATTCCAGTCTCATTATGCCTAAAATAAAAAAGGAGTATGAGGCTGTTATTAGTTATTCCTGGCCTCATGACATTATATTTAGAAGCGTGAAGGCGGAGAAAAAAATAGCCTGGATTCATACAGACTATAGTCAGTTAGAAATTAATCATTCAGTTGATTTCAAAGCTTGGAAAAAATTTGACTATATCGTATCTATTTCAGAGGATGTGACAAAAGCTTTCCTCACTCAATACCCTTCATTGCGCAGGAAAATAGTATTATGTGAGAATATCACTTCCCCAGAAGTTATTAAACAATTATCTGGACATGATATCGAGGGATATGATCTGGATACTTTTAAGATACTCTCGGTAGGAAGACTTTCTTATGTGAAGGGGTTTGATATAGCGATCAAAGCTTTGAAGTTGGTACATGAGAAAGGTTTAACGACAATTAAGTGGTATGTCATTGGTTATGGAGGGTATGAGGAAGAACTGAAAAAAATGGTGAACGATTATGGGTTAAATGAATCTTTTGTTCTGTTAGGGAAAAAAACCAATCCATATCCATTTTTGAATAAATGCGATTTATTTATTCAGCCGTCCAGATATGAAGGAAAAGCGGTTACAGTGACGGAAGCTAAGATATTGGGTAAACCCATTTTACTTACAGATTACCCCACTTCTCGCAGTCAAATTGAAGAAGGGAAGGAAGGGATCATTTGCGATATGAACCCTGAAAGTTTAGCTGATTCTATAGAAGAACTATATAAAAATACTCAACTTAGAGAGGGGCTGTGTTCATACCTTCGAAAACAGGATTTTAGCAATTCCGTTGAATTAAAAAAGCTTTACTCACTATTGGAGGGGGATATTAGGAAAGAAGAACCCATGAATGCTGTTAGCGTCCCAATAAGAAAAGGGGGGATTTAA
- a CDS encoding acyltransferase, whose amino-acid sequence MIKILTKTINTIMNDIHNRGLFITLYMNMSHFIGVLRGFLFKVIYSKNIKSTIFSLQSNSSIEIFNKSSRLYIGKFAFIRKNASIRIDFNGLLTIGDKVFINDNCTINCVKHISIGKFTKIGPNVSINDHDHNYKNHSNGHLVKGDVYIGENVWIGSNVVIVRDTFIGDNAVIAAGSVVKGKVPANSLYLNKREPIIKPFTTGEKVREIL is encoded by the coding sequence AATACAATCATGAATGATATTCATAATAGGGGGTTATTTATTACCTTATATATGAATATGTCTCACTTTATTGGGGTACTAAGAGGTTTCTTGTTTAAAGTAATATATTCAAAAAATATTAAATCAACAATCTTCTCTTTACAGTCCAATAGCAGTATTGAAATCTTTAACAAATCATCTAGACTGTATATTGGGAAATTTGCTTTTATCCGCAAGAACGCCAGTATAAGGATTGATTTCAATGGTCTTCTTACAATAGGAGATAAAGTCTTTATAAATGATAATTGCACTATCAATTGCGTAAAACATATCTCAATCGGTAAATTCACCAAAATCGGACCCAATGTTTCTATTAACGACCATGATCATAATTATAAAAATCATTCAAATGGTCATTTGGTCAAAGGAGATGTGTATATTGGTGAAAATGTGTGGATTGGCTCTAACGTAGTAATTGTTAGAGATACTTTTATAGGAGATAACGCAGTCATTGCAGCTGGGAGTGTTGTCAAAGGGAAGGTCCCGGCTAATTCATTATATCTTAATAAACGAGAACCAATTATTAAACCCTTCACAACAGGAGAAAAAGTGAGGGAGATATTATGA